In the genome of bacterium, the window AATTTGACGACCTCGACCTCGTATTTTTCTCTGGTGACGAGATTAATACTGAAGAAATTGCTGAGGAATATTTAATCTTGAACCTGCCGGTCGTAATTTTGTGCTCCCCCAACTGCCAGGGGCTCTGTGCCAATTGCGGAGCTAATTTAAATTTATCCCCATGTAACTGCCCTAAATCACAGGGAACTTTAGGCGAATTAATGCGGCTTAAAGGGCTAAAAATCTGAATTATCTGGGGTAGGTTGTAAAAAATCTTAAAATGCCCTATATCGGTCGCTCTTTAATAACTGCGTAGGAAATTTTTAAACGCACAAAGATATTTATATTCTTACAGATATTCAGGATTTTAAGTCATGCAAGCGCCGAAAAAGAAAATGTCAAAATCACGCCGGGATATGCGCCGCGCTCACGATGGTCTGACCTCAAGCATGTATGTAACTTGCTCAAGCTGCGGCGAGCCTAAAATGCGCCACCAAATTTGCCCTCATTGCGGGATATATCGTGGTCGTCAGTACGGCACAGTTCAAGCTTCGTAAATAATAAAGTCTTAAACTTCTCAAATCGAGTAATCTCTCTTGCTGCCAATAGCCGTTGATACAGCAGGTTCAGATCTAGGTATCAGTGCCCTAGTTGAAGGTGCTGTAGCTGCGAAAAAAGAAGCAAATGCCGATTCACTATTAATTGGTCCAGAGCAGGAAATCCTGCGCGTGCTTGAAGGCCTTGGCGCTAAAGCTCTGAATTTAGCAATCTGTGATGCTCAAGAAGTAATCACCATGGAGGATTCTCCTGCGCGCGCAGTGCGTAGCAAACAAAACTCTTCCCTAGTAAAATCATTCCAACAAGTCGTAACTGGACAAGCAGCCGCAGTGATTAGCGCCGGAAACTCTGGTGCGATGATGACAGCTGGCGTTTTACATGCCGGCTTGTTGCCTGCAATTGAACGGCCGGCAATCGCTTCGGTTGTGCCGATCGCGCGCAATCAAGAGCGTTATACCGTGGTGCTTGATGTTGGGGCCAACGTCGGTTGTAACGCGCACCACTTAGTTCAATTCGGAATCATGGGCTCAGTCTATTACCGGTCGCTTTTTAATGTGGAGCAGCCGCGTGTTGCGCTGCTTTCGAATGGCGCCGAAGCATCAAAAGGCACTGATGTGATTCGCGCCGCAGCGCATACTTTTAAAACTCTAAAAAGCGTAAACTATATCGGCTATGTCGAGGGCCGTGATTTTGGAACTGATGCCGCAGATGTTGTTGTTTGCGACGGATTTGTCGGTAATGTGATTCTCAAAACCCTGGAGGGTTGC includes:
- the rpmF gene encoding 50S ribosomal protein L32, with amino-acid sequence MQAPKKKMSKSRRDMRRAHDGLTSSMYVTCSSCGEPKMRHQICPHCGIYRGRQYGTVQAS
- the plsX gene encoding phosphate acyltransferase PlsX, which codes for MLPIAVDTAGSDLGISALVEGAVAAKKEANADSLLIGPEQEILRVLEGLGAKALNLAICDAQEVITMEDSPARAVRSKQNSSLVKSFQQVVTGQAAAVISAGNSGAMMTAGVLHAGLLPAIERPAIASVVPIARNQERYTVVLDVGANVGCNAHHLVQFGIMGSVYYRSLFNVEQPRVALLSNGAEASKGTDVIRAAAHTFKTLKSVNYIGYVEGRDFGTDAADVVVCDGFVGNVILKTLEGCVQMVAEELKHGASQSLRHKFGFWLSRDLFTELFRGKFDYRSAGGAPLLGLKELAIVLHGSSNQRAVKHAILKTREFVDTKMTEKIEIELAKFEENGLGLSHKE